The Primulina eburnea isolate SZY01 chromosome 13, ASM2296580v1, whole genome shotgun sequence genome includes a region encoding these proteins:
- the LOC140809052 gene encoding glycosyltransferase-like At2g41451, which produces MAGLHTSLRPQLPSSATNHQSFAAKLLLLLTLLPLSLAVFAFLLQWRGGGVDDPISRWSPDESYKFPGMDSSPLATVGHSSSSHSSDCSTLLGHSNSASFPYFRDWKYKFDPDLKPKICITTSTSASLEQILPWMFYHKVIGVSTFFLFVEGRAASPPVSKVLESIHGVKVIYRTKDLEEQQARSRIWNESWLSSFFYKPCNYELFVKQSLNMEMAIVMARDAGMDWILHLDTDELIHPAGGREYSLRQLLLDVPSHVDMVVFPNYESSVERDDVKEPFTEVSMFKRNYDHLTKDTYFGMYKESTRGNPNYFLTYGNGKSIARVQDHLRPNGAHRWHNYMKTPSEIKFEEAAVLHYTYAKFSDLTSRRDRCGCKPTKEDVKRCFMLEFDRDAFIIASTATEEEMLNWYREHVVWTDRTINLKLLRKGILTRIYAPMTIIQGLRESGIFESIIASAHKSESKTKFLASIESNNSSFAAASVSLPSRKIGRNKVSQETSRKALETTSYLFHEVAIPPLSPPVMNEDLTIEA; this is translated from the exons ATGGCGGGTCTGCACACCTCACTCCGGCCCCAATTACCGTCCTCCGCCACCAACCACCAGTCCTTCGCCGCGAAACTTCTCCTTCTTCTAACCCTTCTCCCCCTCTCCCTCGCGGTCTTTGCTTTTCTCCTTCAGTGGCGCGGCGGAGGCGTGGATGATCCCATTTCCCGATGGTCTCCTGATGAATCGTACAAGTTCCCCGGCATGGACTCCTCCCCTCTGGCTACTGTTGGGCATTCCTCTTCATCTCACTCTTCCGATTGCTCCACGCTGTTGGGACACTCCAATTCAGCCTCGTTTCCGTATTTTAGGGACTGGAAGTACAAGTTCGACCCCGATCTTAAACCCAAG ATATGCATCACGACAAGTACATCTGCTAGCTTGGAGCAAATTCTGCCCTGGATGTTCTATCATAAAGTTATTGGGGTGTCAACTTTCTTTCTCTTTGTCGAAGGAAGGGCCGCATCTCCTCCTGTATCCAAAGTCCTTGAATCCATTCAT GGGGTCAAAGTGATTTACAGAACCAAAGATCTAGAAGAGCAACAAGCTAGGAG CCGAATCTGGAATGAATCTTGGCTGTCAAGTTTCTTTTACAAGCCTTGCAATTATGAGCTTTTTGTGAAGCAATCTCTTAACATGGAGATGGCTATTGTCATGGCAAGG GATGCTGGCATGGACTGGATACTTCATCTAGACACTGATGAATTGATACACCCAGCTGGTGGTCGAGAATATTCGTTGAGGCAACTGTTACTTGATGTGCCTAGCCATGTGGACATGGTTGTCTTTCCCAACTAT GAGAGCAGTGTCGAACGAGATGATGTCAAGGAACCTTTCACGGAG GTATCGATGTTCAAGAGAAACTATGATCATTTAACAAAAGACACTTATTTCGGAATGTATAAGGAATCAACTCGTGGCAATCCAAACTACTTTTTGACTTATGGAAATGGGAAATCGATTGCTCGAGTTCAAGATCATCTTCGCCCCAATGGTGCACACAGATGGCACAATTACATGAAAACTCCAAG TGAGATCAAATTTGAAGAGGCTGCGGTCTTGCATTATACATATGCCAAGTTCTCTGACTTGACTTCTAGGCGCGACCGCTGTGGTTGTAAGCCTACTAAAGAGGATGTCAAGCGATGTTTTATGTTGGAATTTGATAGAGAT GCATTTATAATTGCTTCAACTGCTACAGAGGAGGAGATGCTAAACTG GTATCGCGAGCATGTTGTGTGGACTGATAGAACCATAAATCTGAAATTATTGAGGAAGGGCATTTTAACGCGAATTTATGCTCCTATG ACCATCATTCAAGGTTTGAGGGAATCTGGCATATTTGAATCCATAATTGCATCTGCTCACAAATCTGAGTCGAAAACCAAATTCTTAGCATCCATTGAGAGCAACAATTCCTCTTTTGCTGCTGCTTCTGTCTCACTTCCATCAAGAAAGATAGGCAGAAATAAAGTTTCTCAAGAAACATCCAGAAAAGCACTTGAAACTACTTCGTATCTTTTTCATGAAGTAGCTATCCCACCGTTATCTCCCCCGGTAATGAATGAAGACCTAACGATTGAAGCATGA
- the LOC140810889 gene encoding LOW QUALITY PROTEIN: pentatricopeptide repeat-containing protein At4g20740 (The sequence of the model RefSeq protein was modified relative to this genomic sequence to represent the inferred CDS: deleted 1 base in 1 codon), with the protein MPPQNSPAALTKPHKPYFFYGHRKPTQNRPTVRGGLFSNRQSITLKRLTQPTSARHDSFDLQKWDPDEKSNGKQLYVKDPSEVFFSLAKYLSPIARYIVDSFRKHKRWGPPLVEELNRLRRVTPKLVTEVLKFPNIDQRLSSKFFDWAGKQKGYRHDFACYNAYAYLLNRSNHFRDADQVPELMHMQGKPPSEKQFEILIRMHSDANRGLRVHYVYEKMKKFGVKPRVFLYNRIMDALVKTDHLDLAISVYNDFKKDDLTEDNVTFMILIKGLCKAGRLDEMFDLLDQMRKNLCKPDVFAYTAMVRALVLKGNLEGCLRIWGEMRKDRVEPDVMAYSTLVMALCKGNQVNKGYEMFKEMKERKYLIDRAIYGSLIEAYVADGKVGSACDLLKDLIDSGYRADLAVYNTLIRGLCAAKLVGRAYKLFQATIQEDLQPDFYTVNPILKSYAELNRMDDFFKLLERMNKLGFPVMDDLLKFFSFMLDEAGTTMMALEVFKYLKVKGYVSTPIYNVLIEAVVKNGEEKKALALFHELKDSSDLVPDASTYSNAVLCFVEVGDVHEACTWYNKIKEMSSVPSVAAYYSLVKGLSRLGEIDAAMLLIRDCLANVTSGPMEFKYTLAVVHACRKNDAVVVCELINEMIEQGCLPNSIIYSAVIFGTCKHGTIEEARKIFLNMRERNFLSEADVIAYDEILIDHMKKKTSDLVLSSLKFFGLESKLKSKGCTLLPIENAKDVRG; encoded by the exons ATGCCGCCACAAAACTCGCCGGCGGCACTGACCAAACCCCACAAACCCTACTTCTTCTATGGCCACCGGAAACCAACCCAGAACCGGCCTACGGTCCGCGGTGGTCTCTTCTCCAACCGCCAATCCATCACCCTTAAGAGGCTGACCCAGCCCACCTCCGCAAGACACGATTCATTTGATCTCCAAAAGTGGGACCCAGATGAAAAGAGCAATGGGAAGCAGCTGTAC GTGAAAGACCCATCAGAGGTATTCTTCTCCTTGGCGAAATATCTATCTCCCATTGCTAGATACATTGTGGACTCGTTCAGAAAACACAAGCGCTGGGGTCCGCCGCTCGTGGAAGAGCTCAATAGGCTGCGCCGGGTGACGCCAAAGCTGGTGACGGAGGTTCTGAAATTTCCCAATATTGATCAGAGGCTATCCTCCAAGTTTTTTGATTGGGCTG GCAAGCAGAAAGGTTATAGGCATGACTTTGCTTGTTACAATGCCTATGCCTATCTTTTGAATCGATCTAATCATTTCCGGGATGCTGATCAGGTTCCTGAGCTGATGCATATGCAAGGGAAGCCGCCTAGTGAAAAACAGTTTGAAATCTTGATTAGGATGCACTCGGATGCAAACAGGGGTCTGAGGGTTCACTATGTGTATGAGAAAATGAAGAAATTTGGAGTAAAGCCAAGAGTCTTTTTATATAACAGAATAATGGATGCCTTGGTAAAAACTGATCATTTAGATTTAGCCATCTCAGTTTATAATGATTTCAAGAAGGATGATTTGACCGAAGATAACGTCACTTTCATGATTTTGATCAAGGGTTTGTGCAAAGCTGGACGCCTGGATGAAATGTTTGACCTTTTGGATCAGATGAGGAAGAATCTGTGCAAGCCAGATGTATTTGCGTACACAGCAATGGTAAGAGCGCTGGTATTGAAGGGAAATTTGGAAGGTTGTTTGAGGATTTGGGGGGAAATGCGAAAGGATCGTGTTGAACCAGACGTCATGGCCTATTCAACTTTAGTTATGGCACTTTGTAAAGGGAACCAGGTTAACAAAGGCTATGAAATGTTCAAGGAGATGAAAGAGAGGAAATATTTGATCGACAGGGCTATTTACGGATCTCTGATTGAAGCTTATGTGGCAGATGGGAAAGTAGGTTCAGCCTGTGATCTGCTTAAAGACTTAATTGATTCGGGATATCGTGCTGATTTGGCAGTGTATAACACCCTAATAAGAGGGCTATGTGCAGCAAAACTGGTTGGGAGAGCATATAAGCTTTTTCAAGCAACAATTCAAGAGGATCTCCAGCCAGATTTTTATACTGTCAACCCAATTTTGAAGTCTTATGCAGAGTTGAACAGGAtggatgatttttttaaattgctTGAGCGAATGAATAAATTAGGTTTTCCTGTTATGGATGATTTactcaaatttttttcttttatgctGGATGAGGCTGGTACAACAATGATGGCTTTAGAAGTGTTTAAATACTTGAAAGTGAAAGGATACGTGAGTACTCCAATTTACAATGTTCTTATTGAGGCTGTTGTAAAAAATGGGGAGGAAAAGAAGGCATTAGCACTGTTCCACGAGCTCAAAGATTCTTCTGACTTGGTACCTGATGCATCAACTTACAGCAATGCAGTTTTATGCTTTGTTGAAGTGGGAGATGTACACGAAGCGTGCACATGGTACaacaaaataaaagaaatgTCCTCAGTTCCTTCTGTTGCTGCTTATTATTCTCTTGTTAAGGGCCTTTCTCGACTAGGAGAGATTGATGCTGCTATGTTGCTTATTCGCGATTGCTTGGCCAATGTGACTAGTGGTCCTATGGAATTCAAGTACACCCTCGCTGTCGTCCATGCTTGCAGGAAAAATGATGCTGTAGTGGTATGTGAACTCATAAATGAAATGATCGAACAAGGATGTCTTCCAAACAGTATCATTTACTCGGCAGTCATCTTTGGCACATGTAAGCATGGAACAATTGAAGAGGCAAGAAAGATTTTCTTAAATATGAGAGAGCGCAATTTTCTGAGTGAAGCTGATGTAATAGCCTACGATGAAATACTTATAGACCATATGAAAAAGAAGACATCAGATTTGGTGCTGTCCAGTCTTAAATTTTTCGGTTTGGAGTCAAAACTGAAGTCAAAGGGCTGTACACTCTTGCCAATTGAAAATGCAAAAGATGTACGTGGctga
- the LOC140809061 gene encoding uncharacterized protein, which produces MSEMVAQKIWVNLQSQLSEEKYFSCKLSVHSKYQKVSEFILDCLNEQDMDFMVENTQFGNLIKYAADYNLSSQILWFMVMRQVYATDDDEMWFVVNDRPVRFSRMEYALITGLDCSDNFPDEVVEVSDFCDRYFQGSDKVSVKEVEMKLKDLKTVDKLLSIERVKMACLYFVCGVLWPIAPVKNPQVDKEIFSLIDDFDVF; this is translated from the exons ATGTCGGAGATGGTTGCACAAAAGATTTGG GTTAATCTTCAATCTCAACTATCAGAGGAGAAGTATTTTAGTTGCAAGTTAAGTGTACATTCCAAATATCAAAAAGTCAGTGAATTTATATTAGATTGCTTGAATGAGCAGGACATGGACTTCATGGTTGAAAACACACAATTTGGCAATCTGATCAAGTATGCTGCGGATTATAACTTATCTAGTCAGATTTTATGGTTTATGGTGATGAGACAAGTGTATGCAACAGACGATGATGAAATGTGGTTTGTTGTAAATGATAGACCAGTCAGGTTTTCTAGAATGGAGTATGCATTGATAACAGGGTTGGATTGTTctgataattttcctgatgaagtAGTAGAAGTTTCAGACTTTTGTGATAGATATTTTCAAGGTAGTGATAAAGTATCTGTGAAGGAAGTTGAGATGAAGTTGAAGGATTTGAAAACTGTGGATAAGTTGTTGAGTATAGAGAGAGTGAAGATGGCTTGTTTGTACTTCGTCTGTGGTGTACTATGGCCTATAGCTCCAGTTAAGAATCCTCAAGTTGATAAAGAGATTTTTAGCCTGAttgatgattttgatgttttttga